A region from the Drosophila bipectinata strain 14024-0381.07 chromosome 3R, DbipHiC1v2, whole genome shotgun sequence genome encodes:
- the jumu gene encoding uncharacterized protein jumu, whose translation MFELEDYSSNIYEGISSKYADGAGPSLDFYVSDSMQEMLNVDIRAEIANVVGTSSSDLTSSLDHALEAISAINNNNGSSANGVSYNANANFLSSSALHASPTAKWMGSSASFWSNTDYYADLGACVNPISVMPLITTACNSGLISPKRNKSATSSQGRAGAGVPSSPSAERDQPKSHLTFSPAQMKVSAGSLRREQVMAHIPKQISVITGTGSTAPATMATNSVLQRRNSSAVDAVRKDLAGELRKVQSSPVPTGADAKTTSSLLTSANGGTNTIKLAPGIGGLTFANSAAYQKLKQTSCAKSPGGGTGSSATSTAGLKEAAKRGGLQQLSTTPKSIASAANSPHHQMQGHGSYSLGSPSSLSSTSSSAASPLGNVSNLVNIANNNCNGSGGGGLVKPLQQKVKLPSVGSAFPKPAYSYSCLIALALKNSRAGSLPVSEIYSFLCQHFPYFENAPSGWKNSVRHNLSLNKCFEKIERPVTNGNQRKGCRWAMNPERISKMDEEVQKWSRKDPAAIRVAMVYPQHLESLERGEMKHGSADSDVEMDSQSEIEESSDLEEHEFEDTLVDAMLVEEDEEEVEEEDDDEEHMLNEFQSVVESKSNQLPIDHELLVQRSGDFEIEVDELYDAIDIEDDKESVRRLIASTQAPSIIELNPADLNANDGYQQPPSKRARVDINYAIGPAGELEQQYGQKVKVQQVTQPATLQLQSQSQQQQHPPNYNRRKMPLVNRII comes from the exons ATGTTTGAGCTCGAGGATTATTCCAGCAACATATACGAGGGAATATCCAGCAAATATGCG GACGGCGCTGGTCCCTCACTGGACTTTTATGTCTCCGACTCGATGCAGGAAATGCTGAACGTGGACATCCGCGCCGAGATCGCCAACGTGGTGGGCACTTCCAGCAGTGACCTCACCTCGTCCCTGGATCACGCCCTGGAGGCTATATCGgcaatcaacaacaacaatggcagcAGCGCCAACGGCGTCTCCTACAACGCCAATGCCAACTTCCTGTCCAGCAGCgccctccacgcctcgcccACTGCCAAATGGATGGGCTCCTCGGCCAGCTTCTGGTCCAACACAGACTACTACGCCGACCTGGGCGCCTGTGTGAACCCCATATCGGTGATGCCCCTGATAACCACCGCATGCAATTCGGGGCTCATATCGCCGAAGCGCAACAAATCGGCCACGTCCTCCCAGGGGCGGGCCGGGGCGGGTGTGCCGTCGTCGCCCTCCGCCGAGCGGGATCAGCCCAAGTCGCACCTGACCTTCTCGCCCGCACAGATGAAGGTCAGCGCCGGCTCCCTGCGACGCGAGCAGGTGATGGCCCACATCCCCAAACAGATATCCGTCATCACGGGAACGGGCAGCACTGCCCCGGCCACCATGGCCACCAACTCGGTACTGCAGCGTCGCAACTCGTCGGCAGTGGACGCAGTTCGGAAGGACCTGGCTGGCGAACTGCGCAAGGTCCAGTCTAGTCCCGTGCCCACCGGCGCGGACGCCAAGACCACATCCTCGCTGCTCACCTCGGCCAACGGAGGCACCAACACCATCAAGCTGGCACCGGGAATCGGGGGTCTCACCTTCGCCAACAGTGCGGCCTACCAGAAACTCAAGCAGACCTCTTGCGCGAAGTCGCCCGGAGGCGGCACCGGCTCCTCTGCGACATCGACGGCGGGTCTCAAGGAGGCGGCCAAGCGCGGGGGACTGCAGCAGCTGAGCACAACACCAAAGAGCATTGCTTCGGCGGCTAACTCGCCGCACCACCAAATGCAGGGCCACGGCAGCTACAGCCTGGGATCGCCCTCGTCCCTGTCCTCGACCTCCTCCTCGGCCGCTTCCCCGCTCGGAAACGTAAGCAACCTGGTCAACATTGCGAATAACAACTGCAACGGATCGGGTGGAGGGGGCCTGGTGAAGCCGCTGCAGCAGAAGGTCAAGCTGCCGTCTGTGGGCAGCGCCTTCCCCAAGCCCGCTTACTCCTACTCCTGCCTGATTGCGCTGGCCCTCAAGAACTCCCGGGCCGGGTCGCTGCCAGTCTCGGAGATCTACAGCTTCCTCTGCCAGCATTTCCCCTACTTCGAGAACGCTCCCAGCGGCTGGAAGAATAGTGTGCGCCACAACTTGTCGCTGAACAAGTGCTTCGAGAAGATCGAGAGGCCGGTGACCAACGGCAACCAGAGGAAAGGGTGTCGCTGGGCCATGAACCCCGAGCGCATCTCCAAAATGGACGAGGAGGTGCAGAAGTGGTCCCGCAAGGACCCGGCAGCCATTCGGGTGGCCATGGTCTATCCCCAGCACCTGGAGTCCTTGGAGAGGGGCGAGATGAAGCACGGCTCGGCTGACTCGGACGTGGAAATGGACTCGCAGTCGGAGATCGAAGAGTCCTCCGATTTGGAGGAGCACGAGTTCGAGGACACCCTGGTGGACGCCATGCTGGTGGAGGAGGACGAAGAGGAagtcgaggaggaggacgatgaTGAAGAGCACATGCTTAACGAGTTCCAGTCCGTGGTCGAGTCCAAGTCCAATCAGCTGCCCATCGACCACGAGCTGCTCGTGCAGAGGAGCGGTGACTTCGAAATCGAG GTGGACGAACTGTACGATGCTATCGACATCGAGGACGACAAGGAGTCGGTCCGACGTCTGATCGCCAGCACCCAGGCCCCTAGCATCATCGAGCTGAATCCCGCTGACCTGAATGCCAACGACGGCTACCAGCAGCCGCCCTCGAAGAGAGCACGAGTGGACATCAACTACGCGATCGGTCCGGCCGGCGAGCTGGAGCAGCAGTACGGTCAGAAGGTGAAGGTGCAGCAGGTCACCCAGCCGGCCACCCTGCAGctccagagccagagccagcagcagcagcatccgcCCAACTACAACCGGCGCAAGATGCCGCTGGTCAACCGAATCATCTGA
- the sle gene encoding protein slender lobes, translating to MEENTESSEGQRVTRARTRRMSLLDTDSRPGTPQLDSAAERGTASPRPTRRTRLNSATMDVRTPTRATRSSVARGETPEPSTPSSVKRTARTPAKATRSVMKQLPLKEETAEEMDAKQEEQVERTGTPVGDRRVTRSMSQTPPSVNRSTSATPPSQPDSKVSSEEKQTAASGELKEEQDKKKEVETKEKKQNAQFTNKFSVRLEKTPLKRASENTPRKDSSESAKKTKSSDVEIDENNFPVEKIKALNESSSTDKKTVAPAVEIFENNSPVEKIKALNESSPTDKKTVAPAVEIVDNNLQVEKIKALNESSPNLSKVSKKPDGKETDPEESLKKTVVPEPEEQPHKLDEKTLSPELQTSTGEAPKELSGSPSPKNLESNGLATSPLKAKTPIKKEQSKEIVKEITPQQENSQTLPEKEVSPAKSPKNVSSDELFLDAEESPEELDNLKSTPNKEKEVETDLTAKQPTEPVTAKDIVESPEPMDVDEAIDDEEENVDLVEETVEGSPKLEQKKTVGFKGGDGDSHDEKTRFPKTPGRDKGTINRTNILVPETPIRTPKPAALSKGRSSSTPIAKDQLPSKAELHQAPPEIDVIKPFSQLESEKKEKLHDTSSSKTAKSPKILKLFSDDEFEEDNDSENECEFVEDQAVEAPGNYQSGDSMDSSTRREVEENEIPSHGESVGSQDTEEESHGEEEENEDDSFVVSDDDEEEDLGALCFSNDEEDESEVETEKKRESKGGKKRSRIVVADSSEDSIEMLSETKQDKSNCLNASRLSDAAQKMNNSSKNSTTETSETELENSRRMLLNELNKSERLNKTVPRLDVTEIEDNSSTDSEEKPVSKKASFKGSASVYEVMDSDEFEAPEEVKEPSHKELETSKRNESIYEVEESDEDQEPVAGDDKLSMKTSGKSSDEEAALLDTLASSDLRHLATMFNPLQKSRRQSLYTASQEINAKEPKLKRRSDRGLASDNFCPSTSFVEMVADRQRLKRKHLSKSFSGAPEDLDEVELHHDRKRLKNSPLKFDETEKNAEVAADSEKPAADLKRASTSSEEFVDDNSELSEGEIPRKSLQKDDSKNVSLRKDAVKESSPEVDPKEGESGLKEDSEVADEQPSTSRDALKPKAKQPESLFKTKTVDYYMEYCDKIFQAANEAAMNQKKQRIAAGGKKPKNLKRASMSGTKPGNKDPEAETVPIEKPLPEDLPKTSHKIASIATKKEAKPTTSAKKDVKRLQATRQAVGHAVNLLTGSAATKEPRSLANKLGAKSQMAAKKPGKKQKQAKLNSSDEENHNRKVTRFRNNAGYVTVLEGTPAKHSIELIRTKSGIMRVEPSTPKQKYFLEMPETPRNLQGGFREEPSGSSGCHLKGKKPGRKQAPKPGEDKGNSAKQSALRFKERVFARKF from the exons TGACGCGGGCCCGCACCCGCCGTATGTCCTTGCTGGATACGGACAGCCGTCCCGGGACACCCCAATTAGATAGTGCGGCCGAACGAG GCACTGCCTCGCCGCGTCCCACTCGCCGTACTCGATTGAACTCTGCCACCATGGACGTGCGCACGCCGACTCGCGCCACCCGATCTTCGGTGGCCCGTGGTGAGACCCCAGAGCCCTCCACTCCCTCGTCTGTTAAGAGAACCGCTCGTACTCCGGCCAAAGCCACCAGGTCCGTTATGAAGCAGCTGCCTCTCAAAGAGGAAACAGCAGAAGAGATGGATGCGAAGCAGGAGGAACAAGTGGAGCGCACTGGGACTCCCGTTGGCGACAGACGTGTGACTCGCTCCATGTCGCAGACGCCCCCCTCTGTTAATAGATCCACGAGCGCCACGCCTCCATCGCAACCCGATAGCAAGGTTTCCTctgaagaaaaacaaacagccGCGTCTGGTGAGCTGAAAGAGGAGCAAGATAAGAAGAAAGAAGTGGAGACTAaggaaaagaaacaaaatgcTCAGTTTACAAACAagttttctgtccgtctggagaAGACTCCCCTCAAACGGGCATCCGAGAACACACCGCGCAAGGACTCCTCTGAGTCTGCCAAGAAGACCAAGTCTTCAGACGTGGAAATAGATGAAAACAACTTCCcagtggaaaaaataaaagcattaAATGAATCGTCGTCCACTGACAAGAAGACAGTCGCCCCAGCAGTCGAAATATTTGAAAACAACTCCCcagtggaaaaaataaaagcattaAATGAATCGTCACCCACTGACAAGAAGACAGTCGCCCCAGCAGTGGAAATAGTTGATAACAACCTCCaagtggaaaaaataaaagcattaAATGAATCTTCCCCCAACCTCTCGAAGGTTTCCAAGAAACCTGATGGCAAAGAGACTGACCCCGAGGAGTCTTTGAAAAAAACAGTCGTTCCCGAACCAGAGGAACAACCTCACAAACTTGATGAGAAAACTTTGAGCCCGGAGCTGCAGACCTCTACTGGAGAGGCACCCAAAGAATTGTCCGGTTCTCCGTCTCCTAAGAATTTAGAATCAAATGGTCTAGCGACTTCTCCATTAAAGGCCAAAACTCCAATTAAAAAGGAACAGTCCAAGGAGATTGTAAAGGAAATAACTCCCCAACAAGAAAATTCCCAGACACTTCCCGAAAAGGAAGTTTCTCCAGCCAAATCACCCAAGAATGTATCCTCGGATGAATTGTTTTTGGATGCCGAGGAGTCGCCAGAGGAGCTGGACAATCTGAAATCTACTCCTAACAAAGAAAAGGAGGTTGAGACCGATCTCACAGCAAAACAGCCAACAGAGCCTGTGACTGCCAAAGATATCGTCGAGTCACCAGAGCCAATGGACGTGGATGAGGCTATTGATGATGAGGAAGAAAACGTGGATCTGGTTGAGGAGACTGTCGAAGGCTCTCCCAAGTTGGAGCAGAAGAAAACTGTGGGTTTCAAAGGAGGTGACGGGGATTCCCATGACGAGAAGACACGCTTTCCCAAGACTCCGGGTCGGGACAAAGGCACAATAAACCGAACAAACATTTTAGTCCCGGAGACCCCCATCCGGACCCCCAAGCCTGCCGCCCTCAGCAAGGGCCGCAGCAGCTCCACACCAATAGCTAAAGACCAATTGCCCAGCAAGGCAGAACTTCACCAGGCTCCTCCTGAAATCGATGTCATTAAGCCCTTCAGTCAGCTCGAATCTGAGAAAAAAGAGAAACTTCACGACACATCGTCCAGCAAGACAGCAAAGTCTCCCAAAATTCTGAAGCTGTTTAGTGACGACGAATTCGAAGAAGATAACGACTCTGAGAACGAGTGCGAGTTCGTTGAAGACCAGGCGGTGGAGGCTCCGGGGAATTATCAGTCTGGTGACTCAATGGACAGTTCGACACGTCGCGAGGTCGAGGAGAACGAGATTCCTTCCCACGGCGAGTCTGTGGGTAGTCAGGACACCGAAGAAGAGTCGCAcggggaggaggaggagaacgAAGATGATTCCTTTGTGGTTTCCGACgacgatgaggaggaggacttGGGCGCACTCTGCTTCTCCAACGACGAGGAAGATGAGAGTGAGGTCGAGACTGAGAAAAAACGCGAATCAAAGGGCGGAAAGAAGCGTAGCCGTATTGTGGTGGCGGATTCCAGTGAGGATTCCATCGAGATGCTGTCAGAAACGAAGCAGGACAAGAGCAACTGCTTGAATGCCAGCCGACTGAGCGATGCCGCCCAGAAGATgaacaacagcagcaaaaaCTCCACCACCGAGACCTCTGAGACTGAGCTGGAAAACTCGAGGAGAATGCTCCTTAACGAGCTGAACAAATCAGAGCGTCTGAACAAGACCGTACCACGCCTGGACGTGACAGAAATAGAGGACAATTCCTCGACAGATTCAGAGGAAAAGCCGGTGTCCAAGAAGGCATCTTTCAAGGGAAGCGCAAGCGTTTACGAAGTCATGGACTCCGACGAGTTCGAGGCACCCGAAGAGGTTAAGGAACCTTCCCACAAAGAACTAGAAACCTCAAAACGCAACGAGAGCATCTACGAGGTGGAGGAGTCTGATGAGGACCAGGAACCTGTAGCCGGCGATGACAAGCTCTCCATGAAGACGTCTGGCAAATCCTCCGATGAAGAAGCCGCCCTTCTCGACACATTGGCTTCCAGTGATCTGCGCCACCTGGCCACCATGTTCAATCCGCTCCAGAAGTCCCGTCGCCAGTCCCTCTACACGGCCAGTCAGGAGATCAATGCGAAGGAACCCAAACTGAAGCGTCGCAGTGATCGAGGCTTGGCCAGCGACAATTTCTGTCCCTCGACGTCCTTTGTGGAGATGGTAGCCGATCGGCAGCGCCTGAAGCGAAAGCATCTCTCTAAGAGCTTTTCGGGTGCCCCCGAAGACTTGGACGAGGTGGAGCTACACCACGATCGCAAGCGATTGAAGAACTCGCCCTTGAAATTCGATGAGACAGAAAAAAATGCAGAGGTTGCTGCTGATTCGGAAAAACCTGCTGCTGATCTGAAGCGAGCGTCCACATCCTCAGAGGAGTTCGTCGATGATAATTCGGAACTTTCGGAAGGGGAGATTCCAAGAAAGTCCCTCCAAAAAGACGACTCCAAGAATGTGTCGCTCCGGAAGGATGCTGTAAAGGAGTCTTCTCCGGAAGTAGACCCAAAGGAAGGGGAGTCCGGGCTGAAGGAAGATTCAGAAGTTGCCGATGAGCAGCCGTCGACTTCCCGCGACGCACTGAAGCCAAAGGCCAAGCAACCGGAGTCGCTGTTCAAAACCAAGACTGTTGACTACTATATGGAGTACTGCGACAAAATATTCCAGGCCGCCAACGAGGCAGCTATGAATCAGAAGAAACAG CGAATTGCTGCCGGCGGCAAAAAGCCCAAGAATCTTAAACGAGCCTCCATGTCGGGCACCAAGCCTGGAAATAAAGACCCTGAAGCCGAGACGGTACCGATTGAGAAGCCGCTCCCGGAAGATTTGCCCAAAACCAGCCACAAGATAGCTTCCATCGCAACCAAAAAGGAAGCAAAGCCGACAACCAGTGCCAAAAAAGACGTAAAGCGCTTGCAAGCAACCCGCCAGGCTGTGGGTCATGCTGTGAACCTTCTGACTGGATCGGCGGCCACCAAAGAG CCACGCTCTCTGGCCAACAAGTTGGGGGCCAAGTCGCAGATGGCCGCCAAGAAGCCGggcaaaaagcaaaagcaggCCAAGCTCAACAGTTCCGATGAGGAGAACCACAACCGCAAGGTGACTCGATTCCGAAACAACGCCGGCTACGTAACCGTTTTGGAGGGAACTCCTGCTAAACACAGCATCGAGCTCATCAGGACCAAGTCGGGCATTATGCGCGTCGAGCCGAGCACTCCGAAACAGAAGTACTTCCTCGAGATGCCGGAAACTCCAAGGAACCTGCAGGGCGGATTCCGCGAGGAGCCTTCAGGATCTTCTGGGTGCCATCTGAAGGGCAAGAAACCAGGCCGCAAGCAAGCACCAAAACCGGGCGAGGACAAGGGCAACTCCGCGAAGCAGTCGGCGCTGCGTTTCAAGGAGAGGGTCTTTGCCCGCAAGTTCTAG